The DNA sequence GCGGCAAAGCCCGGTTATAAAGCAGCCCGTGGTGGGTTGTTTCGCAATGAAACGGACAGTGCCAACGCTACTTCCGTCCAGCCACAGCCCCGCTTGAAAGCGGGATCACGCAATGGGGGCGGCTCGGTGAGAACCACGGAGAGGTGAAATCCCTATGGTGTTTGCTTAACCGGCAAACCATTTATGTTGCCGCCCTCGCTTCGGGAAACAGTGCCGAATAGAAGCACTAAATTGAAATGAAGAACAAGCAAATCGTTTGACCTTAGAAACTACACGGCAGGACAATTGCGTCCTGCCGCGCCCTTGTGAGGTCAAACCACATTATTTAGGAACAGGAGGTTTTTATTATAATGGGACTGAAAAAAAGAGCGTGGCTGTACTGCCGCATTGACGCGCCGGAGGATGCCCACGGCATGTTGAAAGGTCAGAAAAAAGAGCTCTATGACTATGCGGATCAGCTGGGATTCATCATTGTTGGCTGTTCCGAGGATTTGGGAAGCGGCCTGAAATATAATCGCCCCGGCCTGATTGCAGTCGAACGTGCCGCTGAACAAGACAGGATGGATGTCTTATTAGTAAAACAACTAAGCCACCTCGGGAGAGATTCGGCACAAACGCTGGATTTTCTCCGGAAGCTGGAGCAGTCGGGCATAAAGCTCTATTCACCGCTGGAAGGAGAAATCAGATTGTTCAGAGATATCAATGCAATCCATGAGCTCACCATGGGCATGGAATAGGAGGCTTCACTATGAAGGCAAAGCAGCCGGATAGAAGGGCTGAGACTATAAGAATCCAAGTAAATGGACTACCTGTCACATTGCTTTTTTCTGCGGAGCCGAACAAAGAAGCGGCTGATTTCATAAAAAAGGCTTTGATAAATGCTTATGTAGTTAGGACAGCATAAACGCAAAGCACAA is a window from the Caproicibacterium lactatifermentans genome containing:
- a CDS encoding recombinase family protein → MGLKKRAWLYCRIDAPEDAHGMLKGQKKELYDYADQLGFIIVGCSEDLGSGLKYNRPGLIAVERAAEQDRMDVLLVKQLSHLGRDSAQTLDFLRKLEQSGIKLYSPLEGEIRLFRDINAIHELTMGME